A portion of the Mesobacillus sp. AQ2 genome contains these proteins:
- the panD gene encoding aspartate 1-decarboxylase, with protein sequence MFRTMMNGKIHRARVTEANLNYVGSITIDSDILDAVGMVPNEKVQIVNNNNGARFETYIIPGERGSGVVCLNGAAARLVHEGDVVIIISYALIPEEKVATHQPKVALMDENNHIVEMIHAEPEKTVFL encoded by the coding sequence ATGTTCCGCACCATGATGAACGGTAAAATACATCGTGCAAGAGTAACCGAGGCAAATTTGAATTATGTAGGCAGCATCACAATCGACAGTGATATACTTGATGCTGTTGGTATGGTTCCGAACGAAAAGGTACAAATCGTCAATAATAATAATGGCGCCCGTTTTGAAACATATATTATCCCTGGGGAAAGAGGCAGCGGGGTAGTGTGTCTGAATGGAGCAGCAGCCCGTCTAGTCCATGAGGGTGATGTTGTCATCATCATTTCATATGCCCTCATTCCTGAAGAGAAGGTAGCGACCCATCAGCCGAAAGTTGCATTGATGGATGAAAACAACCATATCGTTGAAATGATCCATGCTGAACCTGAGAAAACGGTATTTCTATAG
- a CDS encoding ATP-dependent DNA helicase, translated as MKLIMAIFAIVNWYYFPYESPSAPVEVEGVDVNLKRDELAFTFLALSDGEAALIQYATGENILVNTGGKGTLKELERLLALFHVKNISTVILTSSSEMENLEELIRKYDVGKVVSGKAGETALMAKEIPAGVKVEQWKQGDLRKLLPGLTAEVVFDGDKETEGTDISFQFFHHQIFYISSASHHSEQAFLAEPLRNVNIIKLPAYGAKGSFSDLLIEHMDPQLAIIFKSNSVKPDPDLVEMLHEAWIDVYFTKQHGTVTIKFTQSTYDVITIMGEE; from the coding sequence ATGAAGCTGATAATGGCAATCTTCGCCATCGTTAATTGGTACTATTTCCCGTATGAATCTCCTTCAGCTCCTGTCGAGGTGGAAGGAGTCGATGTCAACCTTAAAAGAGATGAACTGGCCTTCACTTTTCTTGCTTTGAGCGATGGGGAAGCTGCGCTGATCCAATACGCCACCGGCGAAAATATCCTGGTGAATACGGGTGGCAAAGGAACATTGAAGGAACTTGAAAGGCTGCTCGCTCTCTTTCATGTAAAAAATATATCTACAGTCATTTTGACATCAAGTTCGGAAATGGAAAACCTTGAGGAACTCATACGGAAATACGATGTTGGCAAAGTAGTGAGCGGAAAAGCCGGAGAGACTGCACTAATGGCGAAAGAAATCCCAGCTGGAGTTAAGGTGGAACAATGGAAGCAGGGGGATCTTCGAAAACTGTTGCCTGGGTTGACCGCAGAAGTTGTCTTCGATGGAGATAAAGAAACCGAGGGGACGGATATCTCTTTTCAATTTTTCCATCATCAAATTTTTTATATCAGTTCAGCAAGCCACCACTCGGAGCAGGCTTTTCTTGCTGAGCCATTAAGAAATGTCAATATCATTAAACTTCCCGCTTATGGTGCTAAGGGCTCGTTTTCCGATCTCTTGATCGAGCATATGGATCCGCAGTTGGCCATCATATTTAAATCAAATTCAGTAAAGCCTGATCCCGATTTAGTGGAAATGCTTCATGAAGCCTGGATTGATGTTTATTTCACAAAACAGCATGGTACTGTTACAATAAAGTTTACACAGTCTACTTATGATGTGATTACCATTATGGGTGAAGAATAA
- a CDS encoding pyridoxal phosphate-dependent aminotransferase: protein MQLAGRVGALTPSSTLAITAKAKELKAQGKDVIGLGAGEPDFNTPQHIIDAAVKSMNEGFTKYTPSGGLPELKKEIAAKLKADQGLDYQLSELIVTSGAKHALYTLFQVLLNEGDEVIIPIPYWVSYPEQVKLAGGTPVYVEGLEQNNFKITPAQLKEKVTDKTKAVIINSPSNPTGMVYSKEELQAIGDVCLEKGILIISDEIYEKLIYCEAEHISIAQLSDELKKQTIIINGVSKSHSMTGWRIGYAAGDSIIIKAMTDLASHSTSNPTTPAQYATIAAYAGSQEEVEMMRSAFEERLEIIHLKLNEIPGISCIKPQGAFYLFPNAKEAALMTGCKDVDEFAEILLTEANVAVVPGSGFGAPDFMRLSYATSLSQLEEAISRIHDFVNSRA, encoded by the coding sequence ATCCAGTTAGCCGGCAGAGTGGGAGCACTCACACCTTCATCAACTTTGGCCATCACCGCCAAGGCAAAAGAATTAAAAGCACAGGGAAAAGACGTGATTGGACTTGGAGCGGGTGAGCCTGATTTCAATACACCGCAGCATATAATCGATGCTGCTGTTAAATCGATGAATGAGGGATTCACAAAATATACTCCTTCAGGCGGGCTTCCTGAATTGAAAAAGGAAATCGCAGCGAAATTAAAAGCAGATCAGGGTCTTGATTATCAGCTGAGTGAACTCATTGTCACCAGTGGTGCAAAACATGCATTGTACACATTATTCCAGGTTCTGCTTAATGAGGGCGATGAAGTCATCATTCCGATTCCTTATTGGGTCAGCTATCCAGAGCAAGTGAAGCTGGCAGGAGGAACCCCAGTCTATGTTGAAGGGCTGGAACAAAATAATTTCAAGATCACTCCAGCACAGCTGAAGGAAAAGGTGACGGATAAGACCAAAGCAGTCATCATCAATTCGCCAAGCAATCCTACGGGGATGGTTTATTCAAAAGAAGAATTGCAGGCAATTGGAGATGTTTGTCTTGAAAAGGGCATCCTGATCATATCTGATGAAATCTATGAAAAATTGATTTATTGTGAAGCTGAACATATTTCGATCGCACAACTATCAGACGAATTGAAAAAGCAGACCATCATCATCAATGGTGTTTCAAAGTCCCACTCCATGACGGGGTGGAGAATCGGGTATGCTGCCGGTGACAGCATCATCATCAAGGCTATGACTGACCTGGCAAGCCACAGTACCTCGAATCCGACTACTCCGGCACAATATGCGACAATCGCAGCATACGCTGGATCGCAGGAAGAGGTCGAGATGATGCGTTCCGCTTTTGAAGAAAGGCTTGAAATCATTCATCTTAAGTTGAATGAGATTCCGGGAATCAGCTGCATTAAGCCTCAGGGAGCATTTTATCTGTTCCCGAATGCAAAAGAAGCTGCCTTGATGACAGGCTGCAAGGATGTAGATGAGTTTGCGGAAATACTGCTGACTGAAGCAAACGTTGCAGTTGTTCCTGGCTCTGGTTTTGGGGCTCCGGACTTTATGCGCCTTTCTTACGCGACATCACTCAGCCAGTTAGAGGAAGCAATCAGCCGAATTCATGACTTTGTTAACAGCCGTGCATAA
- a CDS encoding DUF5590 domain-containing protein, producing MSLHKEGIHVKKWILLSVLFVAIITGILVNVYLNAMEPVSAAENKAVKIAAKETSLSDFTDFNLYSGEETYYVMTGKNARQEDVYVWINEKNGELITRIAKNGITKKEALNKLYQEKNPDEIIAVRLGMARIQKTDRPAWEIYYRKNSDTINYYYVDFETGEKLRAINNL from the coding sequence GTGAGCTTACATAAAGAAGGGATACATGTGAAGAAGTGGATTTTATTGAGTGTGCTTTTTGTGGCAATCATCACGGGAATCCTGGTGAATGTTTACTTGAATGCGATGGAACCAGTTAGTGCCGCAGAAAATAAGGCTGTGAAGATTGCAGCGAAAGAAACGAGCCTGTCTGATTTCACTGACTTCAATCTTTACAGTGGTGAAGAAACTTATTATGTCATGACAGGGAAAAATGCCAGGCAGGAAGACGTATATGTCTGGATCAATGAAAAAAATGGTGAATTGATTACGAGAATTGCCAAAAATGGAATCACGAAAAAAGAAGCGTTAAATAAACTATATCAGGAAAAGAATCCTGATGAAATAATCGCTGTAAGGCTGGGCATGGCCAGAATCCAAAAGACGGACAGGCCGGCCTGGGAAATTTATTACCGTAAAAACAGCGACACCATCAATTATTATTATGTCGATTTCGAGACGGGCGAAAAATTGAGGGCTATTAATAATTTATAA
- the dinG gene encoding ATP-dependent DNA helicase DinG produces the protein MSQKFVVVDLETTGNSPKKGDRIIQFGAVVVEDGRITGQFSSLVNPLQKIPVFIEELTGISDSMVKEAPLFEEIAPQVSDMLEDAYFVAHNVLFDLSFLQEELLNAGQEGFYGPVIDTVEMARILYPTADSFKLTDLAAREDLQHDRPHQADSDARVTAELLLIMLNAVGSLPFVTIKELAKLSEGLKSDLHLIFDEIVNVKESRIEILPEHIEVFRGIALRRKPVIENDEQQAIDYPKSMEDKKTLLQKAFTGYEIRQGQFEMMDLVYDAFHKNGHALIEAGTGVGKSLGYLIPSAVFSLESNKRVVISTYTTQLQEQLLTNDVPKLNQALGRKVKVSLIKGRSHYINMARFEQSLREIEENYDTALTKMQILVWLTQTETGDYDELNLSSGGMLYWNKVKNERSIFIKTKHWEAYDFYKKAIEKAQNADLLITNHSMLFADLVSENGPLPEYEHVVLDEGHQFEKAAGKYFGESLDYMSVRLVLNQIGLYEQNQLFYKLESLLNEIGVLNGEHRHTFEINHLISDLVYETEDLFKLAGTYARKAMKNKVAGSKIHASMVPERENRIWTALRTTAERVYFYLRDLIEALEKRLEDAWRTPDSFSARQMAILEEVVQAKEDLEQICITAKRLFTDENRYVRWIEADTRSMQNSTAIFSRPVNVSEYLEEQFFSRKKSVVVTSATLSVNHSFSFIKRELGLQQVLFEKHIRSPFSYKSQVKLVVPDDLPDIKSVSDDDYVAAISEHIISIAEATMGRMLILFTSNEMLKKTYNLIKESGLLEDFVLIAQGITAGSRTRLTRNFKRFDKAILFGTSSFWEGVDIPGEDLSCLIIVRLPFSPPDEPLTAAKCALIKENGGNPFSELSLPEAILRFKQGFGRLIRTSDDRGLIFVFDRRLVTTKYGNAFLRSVADVPVEEKSITDIVDLIHHWL, from the coding sequence ATGAGCCAAAAATTTGTTGTGGTCGATTTAGAGACTACGGGTAATTCTCCAAAAAAAGGTGACCGAATTATACAGTTTGGTGCAGTTGTAGTTGAGGATGGCCGAATTACCGGCCAGTTCTCCTCTCTCGTCAATCCATTACAGAAAATACCCGTTTTTATTGAAGAACTGACAGGCATTTCGGATTCCATGGTTAAGGAAGCCCCATTATTTGAGGAAATCGCTCCGCAGGTTTCTGATATGCTTGAAGATGCTTATTTTGTGGCTCATAATGTATTATTCGACCTTTCCTTTTTACAGGAAGAATTATTAAATGCAGGCCAGGAAGGTTTTTATGGTCCGGTTATAGATACTGTGGAAATGGCGAGGATCTTGTATCCGACTGCCGATAGTTTTAAATTGACTGACCTTGCTGCAAGGGAGGATCTCCAACACGACCGTCCTCATCAAGCAGATAGTGATGCCCGGGTGACAGCAGAGCTTTTATTGATCATGCTCAATGCAGTTGGTTCGCTCCCTTTTGTCACAATCAAAGAGCTGGCTAAGCTTTCAGAAGGACTGAAAAGCGATCTTCATTTGATTTTTGATGAGATAGTGAATGTAAAGGAAAGCCGAATCGAGATTTTACCGGAGCATATAGAAGTTTTCCGCGGGATAGCTTTAAGAAGGAAACCCGTGATTGAAAATGATGAACAACAGGCAATTGATTATCCAAAGTCAATGGAAGACAAAAAAACCTTACTGCAAAAAGCTTTTACCGGATATGAAATAAGGCAAGGACAATTCGAGATGATGGACCTTGTTTATGATGCGTTCCATAAAAACGGCCATGCATTGATTGAAGCCGGAACTGGCGTAGGGAAGTCCCTGGGTTACTTGATTCCCTCAGCTGTGTTTTCGCTGGAAAGCAATAAACGTGTAGTGATCAGTACATATACCACCCAGCTGCAGGAGCAGCTTCTGACGAATGATGTCCCGAAATTAAACCAGGCATTGGGTAGAAAAGTGAAGGTTTCGCTGATCAAAGGGAGGAGCCACTATATTAATATGGCTCGCTTTGAGCAGTCTCTCAGGGAAATAGAAGAGAATTATGATACTGCCCTAACAAAGATGCAAATCCTTGTCTGGCTGACCCAAACCGAAACTGGTGACTATGATGAACTCAATTTGTCCAGCGGAGGAATGCTTTACTGGAATAAAGTGAAGAATGAGCGTTCCATCTTCATCAAGACAAAGCACTGGGAGGCATATGACTTTTATAAAAAGGCCATTGAAAAAGCGCAAAATGCGGATCTCCTCATCACCAACCATTCGATGCTTTTTGCCGACCTAGTGTCAGAAAATGGCCCTTTACCGGAGTATGAGCATGTTGTCCTTGATGAAGGTCATCAATTCGAAAAGGCAGCGGGCAAATATTTTGGAGAGTCCCTCGATTATATGTCAGTCAGGCTGGTGCTGAATCAAATCGGTCTTTACGAACAAAATCAGCTATTTTATAAGCTTGAATCCTTGCTGAACGAGATTGGAGTTCTTAATGGTGAACATCGTCATACCTTTGAAATCAATCATTTGATATCTGATTTAGTCTATGAAACAGAGGACCTATTCAAGCTTGCAGGTACCTATGCAAGGAAGGCGATGAAGAATAAAGTTGCTGGGAGCAAAATCCATGCAAGCATGGTTCCTGAAAGGGAAAATCGGATATGGACAGCATTGAGGACAACTGCTGAAAGGGTTTATTTTTATCTTAGAGATTTGATTGAAGCCCTTGAAAAAAGACTGGAAGATGCATGGAGAACCCCGGACAGCTTTTCAGCAAGGCAAATGGCGATACTGGAAGAGGTTGTTCAGGCCAAGGAAGATTTGGAACAAATTTGCATCACGGCCAAAAGACTATTTACAGATGAGAACAGGTATGTGAGGTGGATTGAAGCTGATACAAGGTCAATGCAAAATTCAACGGCTATCTTTTCACGTCCAGTTAATGTTTCCGAATATCTGGAGGAGCAATTTTTCTCCAGGAAGAAGAGTGTGGTCGTAACATCAGCGACTTTATCAGTTAATCATTCTTTCAGCTTCATCAAAAGGGAATTAGGGTTGCAGCAAGTGCTGTTTGAGAAGCACATCCGGTCTCCATTCTCCTATAAGTCACAAGTGAAACTCGTCGTCCCAGATGACTTGCCAGATATTAAATCTGTTTCTGATGATGACTATGTCGCAGCCATTTCGGAACATATCATTTCGATTGCAGAAGCCACAATGGGCAGGATGCTGATTTTGTTCACTTCGAATGAAATGCTGAAAAAGACATACAATCTGATCAAGGAAAGCGGCCTTCTGGAGGATTTTGTATTGATTGCCCAGGGGATTACGGCAGGCAGCAGAACGAGATTGACGAGGAATTTTAAAAGGTTCGATAAAGCGATCCTGTTTGGGACGAGCAGTTTTTGGGAGGGTGTGGATATACCAGGTGAAGACCTTTCATGTTTAATCATCGTCCGGCTTCCTTTTTCGCCCCCTGACGAACCACTTACAGCAGCAAAATGTGCATTGATAAAAGAGAATGGCGGAAACCCTTTTTCTGAGTTATCATTGCCGGAAGCAATTCTCCGCTTTAAGCAAGGTTTTGGAAGGCTGATTCGGACTTCCGATGATCGTGGCCTGATTTTTGTTTTTGACCGGAGGCTTGTAACGACAAAATACGGAAATGCCTTTTTAAGGTCAGTGGCTGACGTGCCGGTCGAAGAAAAATCAATTACTGATATTGTTGATTTGATTCATCATTGGCTGTAG
- the panC gene encoding pantoate--beta-alanine ligase, with product MKIISTITEMQQQMQKLKSEGNSIGYVPTMGFLHEGHMSLMKRARKENEVVVLSIFVNPLQFGPNEDLDAYPRDFERDHRIAESEGVDYIFYPSAEEMYPNNPSVKVTVVDRTNVLCGKSRPGHFDGVATVLIKLFNIVQPTRAYFGLKDAQQVAVVEGLVQDFNFPIELIPVDTVREEDGLAKSSRNVYLNEQEREQAPELNRSLLLAKAAVESGERNPAKLSEMMKNHINENTTGIVDYIEIYSYPELQSLKELTGRIIIAMAVKFSKARLIDNIILNVE from the coding sequence ATGAAAATCATCAGTACGATCACAGAAATGCAGCAACAAATGCAAAAATTAAAATCTGAAGGCAACAGCATTGGCTACGTGCCAACGATGGGATTCCTGCATGAAGGGCATATGTCCTTGATGAAAAGGGCGCGGAAGGAAAATGAAGTTGTCGTCCTGAGCATATTCGTGAATCCTCTCCAATTCGGCCCTAATGAGGATCTGGATGCCTATCCGCGTGATTTTGAACGTGATCATAGGATTGCCGAATCTGAGGGAGTAGATTATATCTTCTATCCTTCAGCAGAAGAAATGTATCCAAATAATCCTTCTGTTAAAGTGACCGTTGTTGATAGGACGAATGTACTTTGCGGCAAATCAAGACCGGGGCATTTTGATGGCGTTGCCACGGTGTTGATCAAGCTTTTCAATATCGTTCAGCCTACAAGGGCTTATTTTGGGCTGAAGGATGCCCAGCAGGTTGCTGTTGTTGAAGGTTTGGTCCAGGATTTTAATTTCCCGATTGAATTGATTCCGGTTGATACTGTCAGGGAAGAGGATGGTCTTGCCAAAAGTTCTCGAAATGTCTATCTGAATGAACAGGAGAGAGAACAGGCACCAGAGCTTAACAGAAGCCTTCTGTTGGCAAAAGCCGCCGTGGAGAGCGGTGAGCGGAATCCAGCAAAGCTTTCCGAAATGATGAAGAACCATATTAACGAAAATACGACCGGAATAGTCGATTATATTGAAATCTACTCTTATCCAGAGCTGCAATCCCTAAAGGAATTGACAGGCAGGATCATCATCGCAATGGCAGTCAAGTTTTCGAAAGCCAGATTGATCGACAATATCATTTTAAATGTAGAATAA
- a CDS encoding YpmA family protein, producing the protein MESKIEIISAVKVQNSPDLYKIVDALNRSLKHDDLMFGLALDQEDKDKAVFTIYRT; encoded by the coding sequence ATGGAAAGCAAAATCGAAATAATTTCTGCGGTTAAGGTCCAGAATAGTCCGGATCTATATAAAATAGTTGATGCCCTTAACAGGTCCTTGAAACATGATGACCTCATGTTTGGCCTGGCTTTGGACCAGGAGGATAAAGATAAGGCCGTCTTTACGATTTACCGTACCTAA
- the panB gene encoding 3-methyl-2-oxobutanoate hydroxymethyltransferase — MKQTTDFLKMKQSGSKIVMVTAYDYPSAKHAEQAEADMILVGDSLGMVVLGYDSTIPVTMEDMVHHSKAVRRGAGNTFIVVDLPFMSYHLSIKDTLLNGARIMQETGANAVKLEGADEVIDHISALTKSGVPVVAHLGLTPQSVGVLGGYKVQGKSADAAKKLIEDAKKCEEAGAFAVVLECVPKQLAEQISKGLSIPTIGIGAGAEVDGQVLVYHDIITYGVDRVPKFVKQYTNVNEQITAGLGAYVSEVRHKAFPEDKHTFTMKEEELQALYGGRE, encoded by the coding sequence ATGAAACAAACAACGGATTTCTTGAAAATGAAGCAAAGTGGCAGCAAGATTGTCATGGTGACAGCCTATGACTATCCATCGGCAAAACATGCTGAACAGGCAGAAGCTGACATGATTCTCGTTGGAGATTCATTGGGCATGGTCGTGCTGGGGTATGATTCCACGATTCCAGTGACAATGGAGGATATGGTCCACCATTCAAAAGCCGTCCGGCGCGGAGCAGGCAATACCTTCATTGTTGTCGATTTGCCATTTATGAGCTATCATCTGTCAATCAAAGACACATTATTAAATGGTGCCAGAATCATGCAGGAGACTGGGGCGAATGCCGTAAAACTTGAGGGTGCTGACGAGGTTATAGATCATATCAGCGCACTTACGAAATCAGGTGTACCGGTTGTTGCACATCTTGGCCTGACACCACAATCTGTTGGTGTTCTTGGAGGATACAAAGTCCAGGGAAAAAGTGCAGATGCTGCCAAAAAGCTGATCGAAGATGCAAAAAAATGTGAAGAAGCAGGTGCGTTTGCCGTAGTGCTCGAGTGTGTGCCTAAGCAGCTTGCTGAACAAATCAGCAAAGGTCTATCAATCCCGACAATTGGTATTGGCGCTGGCGCGGAAGTCGACGGCCAGGTACTTGTCTATCATGACATTATCACGTATGGAGTGGACCGTGTCCCAAAATTCGTGAAACAATATACGAATGTGAATGAACAAATTACCGCCGGGCTTGGTGCCTATGTTTCCGAAGTGAGGCATAAAGCATTCCCGGAAGATAAACATACATTTACGATGAAAGAAGAAGAATTGCAGGCATTGTACGGAGGAAGAGAATGA
- a CDS encoding biotin--[acetyl-CoA-carboxylase] ligase, with protein sequence MAERAQSEIRKKLIDAFTNNESEYLSGQKLADIAGCSRTAVWKQIEELRKEGFQFEAVRRKGYKIVSIPADMTADKITLGLKTEILGRNLHYHDSVESTQKIAYKLAYENAEEGTVVIAEEQTAGRGRMDRKWHSPKYTGIWMSVLLRPKIPIPKAPQLTLITAVGVVQAIEEVTGLLPEIKWPNDIMINGKKITGILTELQAESDRINSVIIGIGINVNSLAEDFPEEIRPIASSLAIESGRTIDREELIRTILEKLEKLYFLYLEKGFLPIKLMWESYAVSIGKQIIARTITGEIRGKATGITEDGVLLIEDSAGAVHNIYSADIKIDG encoded by the coding sequence ATGGCTGAACGCGCCCAATCAGAAATCAGGAAAAAATTGATCGATGCTTTTACCAATAATGAATCGGAATATTTATCTGGACAAAAGTTGGCAGACATCGCTGGCTGTTCAAGGACAGCAGTATGGAAACAAATCGAAGAACTTCGCAAGGAAGGATTCCAGTTCGAGGCGGTAAGGAGAAAAGGCTATAAGATTGTTTCAATACCTGCAGATATGACAGCAGATAAGATTACTCTGGGATTGAAGACAGAAATCCTGGGAAGGAATCTGCACTACCATGACAGCGTGGAATCGACTCAGAAAATTGCCTATAAACTGGCTTATGAAAATGCCGAAGAAGGAACAGTCGTCATAGCAGAAGAGCAAACAGCAGGAAGAGGAAGAATGGACCGTAAATGGCATTCACCCAAATACACGGGTATCTGGATGAGCGTTCTGCTCCGCCCAAAAATCCCCATCCCAAAAGCCCCGCAGCTGACACTGATCACCGCGGTAGGTGTGGTACAGGCCATAGAAGAAGTAACCGGTTTATTACCCGAAATAAAATGGCCCAATGATATCATGATAAACGGAAAAAAAATAACAGGAATCCTTACAGAACTTCAGGCGGAGTCAGACCGCATCAATTCTGTCATTATTGGTATTGGCATCAATGTCAATTCTTTGGCAGAGGACTTTCCTGAAGAAATACGGCCAATCGCTTCATCTCTGGCGATCGAGTCAGGCAGGACAATTGACAGGGAAGAATTGATCAGGACAATACTTGAAAAATTGGAAAAGCTATATTTTCTTTATCTGGAAAAAGGTTTTTTACCGATAAAATTGATGTGGGAAAGTTACGCAGTCAGTATTGGCAAACAGATCATTGCCCGTACGATTACGGGGGAAATCAGGGGAAAAGCTACTGGAATAACAGAAGATGGTGTTCTCTTGATTGAAGATTCTGCAGGTGCTGTCCACAATATTTATTCTGCAGATATCAAAATAGACGGATAA
- a CDS encoding DnaD domain-containing protein, whose product MKKADMLDWLKEGNVTIPSVLLTQYKEMRLNEQELALLLHVFYFSEKGNEFPTPTELAARMTISAFECTDLLRALIQRGFISIIDGNSTEGIRYEKYSLEPLWDKLFDQFMLKRKQEKELMEQKEETDLYTAFEREFGRPLSPFECESLAMWMDDDHHDPIIIKAALREAVISGKLNFRYIDRILFEWKKNGIKTIEQAKSYGRKFRQHQSTQRAAKEEPKVSANPVPFYNWLEQ is encoded by the coding sequence ATGAAAAAAGCAGATATGTTAGATTGGCTGAAAGAAGGGAATGTTACTATTCCTTCAGTATTGCTGACGCAGTACAAAGAAATGAGATTGAACGAACAAGAATTGGCATTATTACTCCATGTTTTCTATTTTTCTGAAAAAGGAAATGAATTTCCTACTCCCACTGAACTTGCAGCCCGCATGACGATATCCGCTTTCGAATGTACTGATTTGCTCCGTGCACTGATCCAGAGAGGGTTTATATCAATCATTGACGGAAATTCCACTGAAGGAATCAGATATGAAAAGTACTCACTCGAACCCCTTTGGGATAAGCTGTTTGACCAGTTCATGCTGAAACGTAAGCAGGAAAAAGAGCTTATGGAGCAGAAGGAAGAAACAGATTTATATACCGCGTTCGAAAGAGAGTTCGGCAGGCCATTATCGCCGTTTGAATGTGAATCTCTCGCAATGTGGATGGATGATGATCACCATGACCCGATCATCATTAAAGCTGCTTTGAGAGAAGCTGTGATATCAGGGAAATTGAATTTTCGGTACATAGACCGGATTCTTTTTGAATGGAAAAAGAATGGAATCAAAACAATCGAACAGGCTAAAAGTTACGGAAGGAAATTCAGGCAGCATCAGAGCACGCAGCGGGCAGCGAAGGAAGAGCCTAAAGTTTCCGCCAATCCTGTACCTTTTTATAACTGGCTAGAACAGTAA
- the nth gene encoding endonuclease III: protein MLNKQQIRFCLDEMGRMFPNAHCELVHSNPFELVIAVALSAQCTDALVNKVTKNLFQKYKAPEDFLAVTLEELQQDIRSIGLYRNKAKNIQKLCRMLIAEYGGVVPADRDELTKLPGVGRKTANVVVSVAFGVPAIAVDTHVERVSKRLAFCRWKDSVLEVEKTLMKKIPEEEWSITHHRMIFFGRYHCKAQNPRCETCPLLDVCREGKKRMKDKL, encoded by the coding sequence ATGTTAAATAAGCAGCAAATCAGGTTCTGCCTTGATGAAATGGGCAGGATGTTCCCAAATGCACACTGTGAGCTGGTCCACTCAAATCCTTTTGAACTTGTGATAGCAGTTGCATTGTCGGCTCAGTGCACTGATGCACTTGTCAATAAAGTGACGAAGAACTTGTTTCAAAAATATAAAGCTCCTGAGGATTTTTTGGCCGTGACATTGGAAGAATTGCAGCAGGATATCCGCTCGATTGGACTGTATCGTAATAAAGCGAAGAATATTCAAAAGCTTTGCAGGATGCTTATCGCTGAATATGGAGGGGTTGTGCCTGCAGACAGAGATGAATTGACAAAGCTTCCCGGAGTAGGCCGGAAAACTGCTAACGTCGTCGTTTCCGTTGCATTTGGAGTTCCTGCGATTGCAGTGGATACACATGTGGAGCGCGTCAGCAAACGGCTTGCTTTTTGCCGTTGGAAGGACTCAGTGCTGGAGGTCGAAAAGACTTTAATGAAGAAAATTCCTGAAGAAGAATGGTCAATTACTCACCACAGGATGATTTTCTTTGGCCGGTACCATTGTAAAGCACAGAATCCAAGATGTGAGACTTGTCCTTTGCTTGATGTTTGCAGAGAGGGCAAGAAGCGGATGAAGGATAAATTGTAA